GGCTCGCGCCGCCGAGGCCCTGGGCCGGCCCGAGCTTAGCGAGGCGGACGAGGCGACCTTTCGGCGCGCCCTCGCCGACGCGCCGGACGAGGTCCTCGCGGGGATCCTCTCCGAGCGGGATGTCGAGAGCTGGCGCCAGGGTTACCGGGAGCGCGTCACCGACCTGCACCTGCCGCACATCCGCGAGCTACCGGCCGTGCTTCCCGGTCTCTTCGCCGACGCTGCCCGGCGAGCGGCCGCCGCCGGCTTCGACGGCGTGGAGCTCCACTACGCCCACGCCTACACCATGGCCTCCTTCCTCTCCGCCCGGAACACCCGCGACGACGGCTACGGCGGGTCGCGAGAGGGACGGTTGCGCTTGCCCCTCGAGGTTTACCGCCGGGTACGACAGGAGGTCGGAGATGGGTACGCCGTGGGCTGCCGGTTCCTGGGCGACGAGGTGATCGAGGGCGGGAGCCGGGTGGACGACGCCGTCTACTTCGGCGTCGAGCTCGCGAAGGCGGGCATGGATTTTCTGAGTGTCTCCAAGGGCGGCAAGTTCGAGGACGCGAGGCAGCCCAAGGAGGGCGCGGCGGCCTATCCCTACACGGGACCCAGCGGACACGAGTGCATGCCCCACGTGCGGATCGACGAGCGGGGGCCGTTCTCGCGGAATGTGCCCCTCGCCGCCGAGATCCGGCGGGCGGCGCGGGAGGCGGGCCTCGAGACGCCGGTGATCACCGCCGGGGGAATCGCGACCTTCGACGAGGCGGAGGCGATCCTGCGTGGAGGCGATGCCGACGCCATCGGCTCCGCGCGACAGTCCCTCGCCGACCCCGACTGGTTCCGCAAAGTGCGGGAAGGGCATGGCGGGGAGATCCGCCGCTGCTTCTTCACCAACTACTGCGAGGCCCTCGACCAAGCGCACAAAGAGGTCACGTGCCAGAGGTGGGATCGCGTCTTCCCCGAGGGGGAAGGCGAGGTCCCCTTGGCGCGCGACGGACGTAGGCGGCTCACCGCCCCGGCGTGGCTCCGCTGACCGGGCGACGTGGCCGCCGCGGCCGGAGCTTGCGGGCGATGCCGGATTGGGGGAAGGGTAGACGCCATGAGCAAGAAGATCGGGATCGTGCTCGGCGCGGCGCTCGCCGTCGCCGGTTGCAACCGTAGTGAAGCGAAGCAGGAGCCGACGGCGAAGGCGGCCGTCGATCACGCGCCGGCCGCGCCGGCAGAAAAGGATTCGAAGCCCGTGATCATCGACCACAAGCTGGAGTCCCTCGAGGGAGAGCCCGTCGACCTGTCGAGCTACCGCGGCAAGGCGATGCTCCTGGTGAACGTCGCCTCCGAGTGCGGCTACACGCCGCAGTACGAGGACCTCGAGGCCCTCTACCAGAAGTATAAGGACAAGGGACTCGTGGTCATCGGCCTCCCCTCCAACGACTTCGGAGGACAGGAGCCGGGCAGCGCGGCGGAGATCCGGAAGTTCTGCGACACCCGCTTCCATGTGACCTTCCCGATGATGGCCAAGCTCCACGCCAAGGGCGACGAGATCTCGCCGCTCTACCGGACCCTCACCATGGAGACGCCGGAGGCGCTCCGCGGCGAGGTGCGCTGGAACTTCTCCAAGTTCCTCGTCGACACCAACGGCGTGCCCGTGGCCCGCTTCGACTCGAAGGTGAAGCCCCTCTCCGACGAGCTCGTCCAGGCGATCGAGAAGGTTCTTCCGCAGGGCTGATTGGTTCGAGGGGATCGCGTCCGCGTCGCGGGGCCGATCCTCACCTCGGGACTTCGTATTCAGTAGGGCCGCGAGAAGTTGTGCCCGAAGACGAAGTCGTTCCGCCGATTCTGCGAGTGGCACTCCAGGCAGGCGGTGGTCCCTCCGCCGCCGTAGCCTTCGATCGGCCTGCCGCGGGAGTCCTGGAGCACCTGCGAGTCCGCGAGCTGCAGCCAGTACCAGCGGCCCTGCGCCTTCGACATGATCGTCAGGACCGGAGGCTCGCCGAGGTCCGGGCTCGTCCGATTCTCTGCCACGAAGATCGCGCCGTTGGGCAACGGCAGGATGTCCTGCTCGATCGCGGCCTCCACGACTCCGTTGTAGTACGTGATCAGGTAGCGCCCGCCGTGGGCCTGGGAGAAGGTCGGCTCCGGGACCGTTCGGAAGGTCGGCCAGGTTCGGTAGCCCTGGATCTGGTCGAGGATCTGCTGCGCCTCTGGCGACGGAGCCGTGGTGTTCCCGCCTGGGACCGTCACGGGAGGCTGCGCCTGGCCGCCCTGCGGCGGGGCTTCGCGTTGCGGCATGGGGGCGGCCTGCGGAAGCGGTGCCGGGGACGACGCGCATCCCGCTAGGGCGACAGCGAGGACAATCGACAGGCGTTCGCCAACCATGGGCACTCCGATCGAGGGCAACCTCCCCCGATCTAGGTGCGCTGGTGCCGACCGCACATCCCCCGATGCGGGAACGTTCCGCGATCGCTCAGCGTGGGCGTGGTTCAGCGGGGCAGGCAGCGGCTCACGGCCTGGAAGAGGACCTCGAGATCCGCGTCGTCGATGGTGAGCGGCGGCATCAGGTAGACGACATCCGAACCGTGGAGCCGCAAGGGGCGGACGAAGGCGCCGTGCTCCGCGAAGGCGGTCGAGGTCGGGGCGCGGCCCGGCTCGAGTTCCACCGCCGCGATGGCGCCCTTGACCCGAACGTCTCGGACGAAAGGGCGATCCTCAAGGCCGCGGAAGCCCTCGTGCAGCTTCGACTCGAGGGCGGCCACCCGCGCGCCGTAGTCGGACGCTTCGAAGAGGTCGAGGCTCGCGTGGGCGGCGGCGCAGGAGAGCGCGTTGGCCATGTAGGTCGGGCCGTGCTGGAGGGCGGCGCCGGCGTCGTCGGAGAGGAAGCTCTCGAAGAGCGCCTCGCTGGCGATGGTGGCGGCCAGGGGGAGCGTGCCGCCAGTGAGGGCCTTGCCCACGGTGAGGAGGTCGGGGACCACGTCCGCTTCGAGGAGCGCGAAGGGCGCGCCGGTTCGGTAGAAGCCGGTGGCGATCTCGTCGAAGACGAGGAGGACGCCGTGCTCGTCGCAGGCCCTCCGCAGGCGGCGCAGCACCGCGGGGTCGTGGAGGCGGATCCCGCCGGCGCACTGGGCCAGGGGCTCGACGATCGCGCAGGCGACCTCGGGCGCGATCGCCGCGAAGGCGCGCTCGAAGGCGTCGTCCTCGCCCGGCAGCGGGAGGTGGACGGCGTCGATCCCGGTGCCGGAGAACGCGCGGTGCATCCCGTCGACAGGGTCGCAGAGGGCCATCGTGGCGAAGGTGTCGCCGTGGTAGGCGCCCTCGAAGCAGACCACCTTGCGGCGCCGGGTCTCGCCACGGTTGTGGAAGGACTGCAGCGCGATCTTCAGCGCGACCTCCACGGCGACCGAGCCGCTCTCGACCAGGAAGGCGTGGCCGAGCGGGGCCGGGAGCATCGAGCACAGACGCTTGGCCAGGGTGTAGCCGGCCTCATGGGCGAGGCCGCCGAAGGCCACGTGGGGGAGCTTGTGGAGCTGCTCCTGGACGCGGTCCGCGATGTGGGGATGTGCGTAGCCGTGTGCAGCGGTCCACCAAGAGGCGAGGCCGTCCACGAGCTCCGAGCCGCCGTCGAGGAGGAGGCGGCTTCCCCTCGCACCCACGATCGGCAGGGGCGGGGGAGCGGTTCGGTGTTGGCAGTAGGGGCGCCAGACGTGGGGCTCGCCTTCGCGGAGCCAGCGGGGATCGCGCATCGGGCCGGTCTACACCGAACGGCCGAGGCGATCACCTGCGGCGGCTGGCGATCGCTTGCCGGTCCGGCCGGAGAGAGAGCCGGGGCTCGGGCCTTGGTGGCGGAGAAGGTCGAGAGGCAAGGCCACGACCCGCCAGGGTTGGCTCCCTGAAGGGGCGACCCTAGCGTTTGGCGTGCACCCAACAGGAGGCTTCCGCATGAAGCGCACGCTCGTTTCCCTCTTCGCCCTGCTCGTGATGCCCGCAGCGGCCATGGCGGCGGGGTCCTACTCCAGCTCGGACTCCTCCGGCAGCTCCACCAAGCAGCAGGTCTTCGGCTCCAGCACGAGCTACGAGATGAGGGGGAAGATCACCAAGGTGAAGGGCGAGGACGTCTACATCTCCCGCGCCAACCTGCCGAACGCCCAGGTCGAGGCCGTCGCCAACCAGACTCAGGTCACGCTCGACGGGAAGGAGGTTCCGATGACCGACCTGAAGCCCGGGATGGACGTTCGCACGAGCTTCCAGATCGCCGGGAACGACATCGTGGCCAAGGAGATCCACGCGAGCTCCACGCCTTCGCACTGAAGTGCCCCTGCGATTCCGCTCCGCTCTAGCGGACTCCGAAGCCAGGAGTCCGCGGAGCGGCATTCGTGGCGACGTTCGTTTGAGCGTCGCCACGGTTCGTCGTCTCGCCCCCGCCAGAGCTCTACGGACAATCGACGCGGCCTCGCCGAATGGGGAGAATTGGTCGCTCGTGCAACGATTTCGACACAGAGAGTTCAAGCCTGACGCTCCGTGAATTCAACCAGGGGTAGGAACGTATATGCTCGAGCCTGGCCCAGATGACCCGTTTCCAGGGTGGGCGCAGGGTTCCGGGGCTGACAAGGGCCAGCGGCGGAGATCCATTCACTCGAGGGGGGTCGAGATGAGCTTCCGAAGCATTGCAGGAGCGAGCTTGGGGTGTCTGTTGCTGGTCGGATGCGGAGGTAGCGGAGTGAGCGCAGAGACCGCTTCCGGGGAGGAGCCGGAGATCCCCCGCGCAAAGATCGGCTTCTTCTCGGGAGGCCTGGACCTTTACGGACCGATCGAGGTTCAGGTCGAAGAAGAGGGGCTGGAGTCCACCTCGGCGACCGATTGCGCGGAAGGTGCCATCGCGGCGTTCGAGGGGGCAGACGGCCCATACTCCTTCACGGCGGTCAGCAACCTGGGATTCCGATGGGAAGGGACCTTCGATTTCCACTCCGGCGAGTGCACGTCGATCGCGCTCGCGCTCGGCAACCTCTCGACCAATCGGACGCAGATCTTTGCTTTTGAAGCGCCGACTCCCATCCCTGTGCTCGTTTCGCTCGACGGTGGAGAGCCGCGCGAGATCTCCGCGCTGATGGACGAGGGGGAGGTATTTGGGTGGGCCAAGGTCTTGGATCCATTCTTCGACCCGCTCTATTTGGGCCTCGAGACCTGGCTCAACGATCTCGCACGAGCAGGAAAAGTGGTGGCTTTTCCTATCGACGACGATGAGGACCACGAAGCCGAGTTTCGCTGTGGAAACGGGGCATACACGTCGCGCGTAGAGCCGTCATTCCTCTCCCTTCGCTGGGCGTCGTGGGACGATTGCCTTTGATCGGCGCCGATAGTCTCGATAGTCGCTCTCCGGTGGAGTAGCGAGCGGGCGACCGACGGGAGGTCGGGCTCTGGACTCCCGTGCCCGTGGATGAGAGCCTTTCGATCGTGCGGTCGACGACAATCGAAGGGAGCCCGGGCGCGGCGCGCGGCCAGTGGAGCTCGAAGCTCGGCTTCGTGCTGGCGGCGGCGGGCTCTGCGGTGGGCCTGGGGAACATCTGGAAGTTCCCGTACATCACGGGCACGAACGGCGGCGGGCTCTTCGTGCTCGTGTACCTGCTCTGTGTCGGGCTGGTGGGGATTCCGATCCTGGCGGCCGAGGTGCTCGTTGGCAGGGCGGGCCAGCGCTCCGCGGTGGGCACGTTCCGGGGGCTGTCGCGGCCGAGAAGCCCGTGGGTCGCGCTCGGGGGACTGAGCGTCCTGATTCCGACGCTGATCCTCTCCTACTACAGCGTGGTGGCGGGCTGGTGCCTGGACTACGTGGTGGCCGCGGCCACCGGCGGGATCGGCGGCGCGGGGGTGGAAGGGCTCCCTGGCCTCTTCGACGGGCTCTACGCGAGCGCCGAGCGCAACCTGCTCTGGCACGCCGTCTTCATGGCGATCACCGCGGCGATCGTGATCGGAGGCGTGCAGGGCGGGGTGGAGCGTGCGTCACGCTTCTTGATGCCGGCGCTCTTCGTCATGCTGCTCGCGCTGCTCGTGCAGTCGGCGATGCTCCCGGGCTTCGTGGAGGGCGCTCGCTTCGTCTTCGCGCCCGATCCCAGCAAGCTCACTGCCGCAGGTGTCCTCGAGGCGCTCGGGCACGCGTTCTTCACGTTGAGCGTCGGCATGGGGGCGATGCTCACCTACGGGAGCTATCTCTCTGACGGAGAGAGCATCCCCGGCGCGGCGATCTCGATCGGCGTGCTGGACACGCTGGTGGCCCTCGGGGCCTGCTTGGTGATCTTCCCGCTCACGTTCAGCTTCGGGATGGAGCCGGCGGCGGGGCCGGGGCTCGTCTTCAAGATCCTGCCCGTGGCCTTCGCCCAGATGCCCTTCGGCGGCCTCTGGGCGACGGTCTTTTTCGTGCTCCTCTTCTTCGCGGCGCTGACCAGCGCGATCTCGCTGCTGGAGGTGCCCACCTCGTACGCCATCGACGAGTGGGGGCTCTCGCGGCGCACGGCTACGCTGGGCGCCTGCGCGCTCATCCTCGCCCTCGGAATTCCCTCGGCGCTCTCGGGTGGTGAGGGATTCTTCGGCGCGGGCCTCGCCGCCGCTACCGGCCGAAACTGGTTCGACTGGTTCGACCACGCCGCGACGAACTGGATGCTGCCGGTGAGTGGCCTCGGGCTCTCGACGTTCGTGGCATGGCGCCTGAGCGAGGAGCTGCGCCAGCCGGCGTTCGCCGCGGGCACTCGGTTTGGCAAGCAGGCGCGCATCTACCGCGTGTGGCTGCTTCTGCTTCGCTACCTCGCGCCGGTCGGGATCGTGGCCGTCTTCCTCCAGGGAATCGGCGTGATCTGATGCAGCTCGCGTCGGAGGAGAAAAGCTCCCGTCCGCCGGGAGCTTTCGCCTGCGTAGGAGTGATACTATCGTGCACTCTCGGTGCGCGGCCTTCGATTAGAAGAGGCCGCGGGTGTTGCCCTCGGCGTCGAGGTGGATGCGGCTGGCGGCGGGATCCTTGGGGAGGCCGGGCAGGGTGTTGATGCTGCCGAGGTAGGCCACCACGAAGCCGGCGCCGCGGCGCTGCTTGAGGTCGGTGACGGTGACCTTGAAGCCGCGGGGGCGGCCGCGGAGCTTGGGGTCGTCGGAGAGGCTGGCGGCGGCCTTGGCGACGATGACGGGCGTGCGGCCCATGCCTTCGGCCTCGGCACGCTGGATCGCGGTGAGGGCGGCCTTGGTGTACTCGACGCCGTCGGCGCCGTAGACCGACGTGGCGATGCGCTCGAGCTTCTCGTGGATGGTGGACTCGACGGGGTAGAGCGGCTGGAGCGCGGCCGGCTGTTTGTCGGCGGCCTTGATCACGGCCTCGGCGAGCTCGACGCCGCCCGCGCCGCCCTTGGCCCAGATGTCGGCTACGGCGAAGGGCACTTCCGTCGTCCGCGCGAAGTTGCGCAGGATCTCGAGCTCTTCGGGCGAGTCGTCGGTGAAGCGGTTGAGGGCGATGACGGGGTCGTAGCCGAAGAGCCGCGCGTTCTCGACGTGCTTCTCGAGGTTGGCGAGGCCGGCCTTCACCGCCTCGGGGTTGGGCGTGGCGTAGGAGGCGGCGCCGCCGTGGTGGCGGAGCGCCCGGATGGAGGCGAGGACGACGACGGCAGCGGGCTGGAAGCCGGCCTGGCGGCAGACCAGGTCGAAGTACTTCTCCATGCCCAGGTCGGTGGCGAAGCCGGCCTCGGTGACCACGTAGTCGGCGAGGCCGAGGGCGAGGCGAGTGGCGCGGATCGAGTTGGTGCCGTGGGCGATGTTGCCGAAGGGGCCCATGTGCACGAAGGCCGGCTGGCCCTCGAGGGTCTGCACGAGGTTCGGGTGGAGGGCGTGCTTGAGGAGCACGGCCATGGAGCCGTCGGCCTTGAGATCGGCGGCGGTGACGGCCTTGCCGTCGTAGGTGTAGCCCACGAGGATCCGGCCGAGGCGGGCCTGGAGATCGGCGAGGTCCTCGGCGAGGGCCATGATCGCCATGACCTCGGTGGCGACGGTGAGCTCGAAGCCGCCTTCGCGGGCCACGCCGTCGGCGGTGCCGCCGAGGCCGAGGACGACCTTCCGCAGGGCGCGATCGTTCACGTCGAGGGCGCGCTTGATCTCGATCCGCCGCGGGTCGAGGCCGAGGGCGTTGCCCTGATGGAGGTGGTTGTCGACGAGCGCGGCCAGGAGGTTGTTGGCCGCGGTGATCGCGTGGAAGTCTCCGGTGAAGTGGAGGTTGAGCTCCTCCATCGGCAGGACCTGGGAGCGGCCTCCGCCGGTGGCGCCGCCCTTGATGCCGAAGACGGGGCCGAGCGACGGCTCGCGGACCGCCACGGCGGCGCGCTTGCCCAGGTGGCCGAGGGCTTGGGTGAGGCCGACGGAGAGCGTGGTCTTCCCCTCGCCCGCGGGCGTCGGCGTGATCGCGGTCACGAGGATCAGCTTGCCGCGCGGGGCAGCCGGCGCCCGCAGGACCTTGGCCATGTGGGGGCCATAGGAGAAGAGGTCGTCGGCTCCGAGGCCGAGTTCGGCGGCGACGTCGGCGATGGGGCGGAGGGTGGCGCTCTGGGCGATCTCGAGGTCGGTCATGCGCCGAGATATATCAAGGCGGGTTCAGCCGTGCAGCGCCAGGACCTTGATCAGCAGCGCGCTCGCGGTGACGAGGACCGCCAGGGAACCGCCGACGGTGAGGAGCAGCGGCTTTCCGACGGAGCGCAGGGCCCGCAGGTCGACGCCGAGTCCGAGGCCTGCCATGGCGCCCAGCGTGAGGAGGCCGGAGAGCTCGCGCATGGGCGCGGCCATCGACGCGGGGATCACGCCGGCGGAGCGGAGCGCGGCGAGGGCGAGGAAGCCCACGATGAACCAGGGGACCAGCTTGCCGAGCTGGATCCGGCCCTTCGTCCCGGCGCTCCGGTCCCGAAAGATCAGGGAGAACGCGAGGACGAGGGGGCCGAGGAGGAGGACCCGCACGAGCTTGACCAGCGTGCCGACCTCGCCGCTCAAGGGGCTCACCGGGAACGCCGCGGCGAGGACCTGGGGCACGGCGTAGACGGTCATGCCCGCGAGGACGCCGTACTCGTAGTGGTCGAAGCCGAGCACCGGGGCGAGGAGGGGCAGGCCCACCACCACCGCGACGCCGAGGATGGCCGTGAAGGCGATGGCGGAGGCGACGTGATCCTTTCGGGCGCCGATCACGGGCGCGACGGCGGCGATGGCGGAGTTGCCGCAGATCGAGTTTCCGCAGGCGACGAGGAGGGCGTGCTTGGGGTGGAGGCCAAGGGCGCGGCCGATCAGCGTGCCGGAGGCGATGCCGAGGCCCACCACGGCCACGATGCCGACGGCCAGGGCTGGGCCGGCGGCGAAGAGCACGGGCAGATCGACGGAGGCGCCGAGGATGACGATGGCGACCTCGAGGATCTGCTTGGCGGTGAAGTCGATGCCCGCGTCGAAGCGCGCGGGGAGGCGGACGAAGGTCCGGACGCACATGCCGATGAGGATTGCGGCCACGAGGCCCTCTACCAGCGGGTGGCCGAGGTAGGCGGTCTCCACCTTCTGAAGGGCGAAGGACACGAGGGAGATCGCGGTGCAGAGCGCGACCCCCGGAAGCAGCCGTGCGAGGCGCGAGCTCATCGGGGCGCGCGCCGCGGTGGAGATGGACAAGTGTGCCTCCGGCCGGACGAAACGCGATCCGGCGTTGCCTTCGCCCGTTCGACGAAGACTGGACGGAAGCTAGGGATGTGGCGCAGATGCGTCCAAGGCATAATCCTCATCGGACCATGACCAATTGGAATGACACCGCGACCCTGGGAACCGTCGGTGGCGCCGAACCGAGCGGGCGGATGACTCGTCGCTTCGTGGTGACCGGACGATGAACCTCCACCTCCTCCGGCTCTTCGCCCGCGTGGCCGAGCACCGCAGCTTCTCGCGGGCCGCGGACGAGCTGCGGATCGGTCAGCCCGCCGTCTCGAAGGGCGTGAAGGAGCTGGAGGCCCAGCTCGGCGTGGCGCTCCTCGAGCGCGTTCCGGGCCGCGTGGAGCCCACCGAGGCCGGCCGCAAGCTCCTCGTCCACGCCCGCTCGATCTTCGCCTCCGAGCGGGAGGCCGAGGCGGAGCTCGCCGGGCTCGAGGGCCTCGAGGCGGGATCCCTGCGCATCGGCGCGAGCACGACCGTCGCCACGTGGCACCTGCCGCCACTGCTCGGCCGATTCCACCAGGAGTTTCCCGGCGTTTCACTCTCTCTGAAGAGCGCGAACACGGAGACGGTCGCCCGGCTCCTCCTCGACCGCGAGCTCGACTCGGCGCTGGTGGAGGGGCCGATCGATGATCCCCGCCTTCGGCAGGAGCCGTGGCGCACCGACGAGCTCGTGCTGGTCGCTTCCCCGAGCACCCGCTGGCGGGGCGCCGGCGCGCTCTCGATCCCTCGGTGCTGGAGCGTACGCTCGTGATCGTACGCGAGCCGGGCTCGGGGACCCGCGACGTGATCCTCGCTGCGCTCGGCTCCCGGGGGATCGTCCTGCGCGACACGGTCGAGGTCGACAGCACCGAGGCGATCAAGCAGGTGGTCGCGTCGGGACTCGGCGTCTCCTTCGTGTCCCGGGCGGCCGCAGCGGATCAGCTCGCCCTCGGCCGCCTGTGCGAGCTGCGCCTCGCGGGCCTCTCGATCCGCCGCCCGCTGACGCAGCTCTTCCTGGCGGGCCGGAACCCGTCACCCGCCGCGCTCGCTTTCGGCCGCATGCTCGCGGCGGGGTAGGAGGCCGACTTCAGGGCATCGGCTGGGTATGCTCCGAGACCGCCCCCAGCACACCGCCGGTGTACCCCTCCCCGATGCGACTCTCCATCGCCAGGTCGCCGAGCGAGAGGATGCCGACCAGCTTCTTGCTCCGGTCGAGGATCATCATCCTGCGGATCTGGCGTTCCTGCATGTGCCTCCCGGCGACCGTCACGTCTTCGTCCGCGAAGCAGGTGTAGATGTTCGGCGACATGAAGTCGGAGACCTTGCAGGTGGCCGGATCCTCGCCTTCGGCGATGGCGCCCACGCAGATGTCCCGGTCGGTGATGAAGCCCACCAGCTTCTCTCCGTCGCACACGGGGAGACCGCCGATGTCCATGTTCTTCATCATCCGGGCGGCCTCCTGAAGGGTCGCGTCCGGCTCGATGACCTGAACGTTGCGGGTCATGACCTCTTCGACGTTCATCGCTGCTCCTCCTCTCGGTTCATGGTGCGTCCCGTGAACGATTGGGAGGTCGCGGAGATCTGTCCACAACCGGTCGGTCATCGAGCGGACGAGCGCAGGGGCGGCGGCCGGGCCGATGGAAGCCTGGTCGCCGCTTGCTGGTGGCTCGCGCGGCGCCCAACGTGCCAGGGGAAACGACACTCGGGGGTCGAGATGGCGCAGCGGATCGACATGGTCAAGACGGCGCGGGAGCCCCTCAGGGACTTGCTCGCGGTGGAGCGGTACCTCAACAAGTCGGGGCTCGAGAAGAAGCTCCTGGACCTGGTGAAGCTCCGCGCCTCGCAGATCAACGGCTGCGCCTATTGCATCGACATGCACTCGAAGGACCTTCGGGCCGAAGGCGAGACGGAGCAGCGCCTCTACGAGCTCCAGGCCTGGAGGGAAGCGCCCTTCTATTCGAAACGGGAGCAGGCTGCTCTCGCCTGGACCGAGGCGGTCACCGAGGTCGGCTCGACGGGCGTCCCCGACGACGTCTACGAGCGCGCCCGCTCCGAGCTCTCGGAGCAGGAGCTCACGGACCTCACCCTCGCCATCGCGATGATCAACGCCTGGAACCGCCTCTCGATCGCCTTCCGCCAGGAGGTGGGCACCTACCAGCCCCCGAAGGCGAAGCGGGAGAAGCGGGAAGAGGCCGCCCCCTACACCTCCACCTCGGAGGAGCAGGAGATCATGCACTAGAGCAGCAGGCGCAGCTTGAGACCGAGCCAGGTGGCGTAGCCGATCATGGAGCGGCGGATCGTCCCGTCTTCGCCGATCACGTAGAAGGTCGGATAGACGTTCACCGCGAAGTCGCGCGCGATCCTCTCGTCGCCCAGGAGCACGGGGCCGGGGATGCCATGCTCGGCCGCGACCCGCTCGACCTCGTCGCGGCTGCGGTAGTCGAGGGCCACGGAGAGCACATCCGCACCGCCGCTCTTGGCGATCGACGCGACGTTCGGTGCGGCGGCTTTGCAGACGCCGCACCACGGCGCCCAGAAATAGAGGAGGACCTTGCGGCCCGCGAGATCGGCCAGCCGATGCGGGTTCCCCTGGAGATCCCGGAGCACGAAGTCGGGGGCGGGCCCGCCGGAGGCGACGAGGTTCCGCCCCTGCCAAGCCGTGATCGCGGCGAAGACGAGCAGGGCGAAGGCCACTTCGCCTGCCAGGCGCTTCCAGCGCGGCTTCCGTCGTACGGGGGAGGCGGGCGCTCCGCTCTTGGTCTCGGTCTCCATTTCGGCTCCTTGATATCCCGACACGAACCGAAGCGGGGAGGTTCCATCCCGGGGTGTTCGCTCTAAAGCAGGCCGGCAGGCGGACGCCGGAGCGCTGGCCTGCGCGGAAAGGGCCGGCGCGGTCGTGAAGGCGTCGGACGCAAAGAAGCCCGGCGCCAATGACTCGCCGGGCTTCTTCATCCTTGGCTCGACCGGCTTACTTCGCCGCGCTGGACTCGGCCTGCTTCACGAGCTCGACGTCGATCGTGATCGTAACGTCGTCGCCGACCATGACGCCGCCGGCCTCGAGGGCCGCGTTCCAGTTGAGGCCGAAGTCCTTGCGGTTGACCTTGGTGGTCCCGGTCGCGCCCATGCGGACGCCGCCCCAGGGATCCTTGACCTCGTTCTCGAGGCCCTCCACGACCAGGGTCACGGTCTTGGTGACGCCGTGCATGGTGAGGTCGCCTAGGACCTCCAGCTTGTTCGGGCCGGCGGCCTTGGCGCTCTTCGACTTGAACGTGAGCGAGGGGAACTTCTCGACGTCGAAGAAGTCCGCGCTCTTCAGGTGGCCGTCGCGCTTGGCGTCGCGGGTGTTGATGGTGGTCGCGTCGACCGTGGCGTCGATCGCGATCTTCTCAGGGGCGTTCTTGTCGAACTGAATGGTGCCCGAGAGCGCGGTGAACTCGCCGCGAACGTGGCTGACCATCATGTGGCGCACCTTGAACTGGGCCGTCGAGTGGGTGGGGTCGATCTGGTAGCTGGCGGCGGTGGACATGGCTGGGGCTCCAATTGCAATGGCAGCGGCGATGCTGGAAACAAACTTGGTCATGGGTG
The Vulgatibacter incomptus DNA segment above includes these coding regions:
- a CDS encoding TlpA family protein disulfide reductase, which translates into the protein METETKSGAPASPVRRKPRWKRLAGEVAFALLVFAAITAWQGRNLVASGGPAPDFVLRDLQGNPHRLADLAGRKVLLYFWAPWCGVCKAAAPNVASIAKSGGADVLSVALDYRSRDEVERVAAEHGIPGPVLLGDERIARDFAVNVYPTFYVIGEDGTIRRSMIGYATWLGLKLRLLL
- a CDS encoding CBS domain-containing protein, translating into MNVEEVMTRNVQVIEPDATLQEAARMMKNMDIGGLPVCDGEKLVGFITDRDICVGAIAEGEDPATCKVSDFMSPNIYTCFADEDVTVAGRHMQERQIRRMMILDRSKKLVGILSLGDLAMESRIGEGYTGGVLGAVSEHTQPMP
- a CDS encoding carboxymuconolactone decarboxylase family protein yields the protein MNDWEVAEICPQPVGHRADERRGGGRADGSLVAACWWLARRPTCQGKRHSGVEMAQRIDMVKTAREPLRDLLAVERYLNKSGLEKKLLDLVKLRASQINGCAYCIDMHSKDLRAEGETEQRLYELQAWREAPFYSKREQAALAWTEAVTEVGSTGVPDDVYERARSELSEQELTDLTLAIAMINAWNRLSIAFRQEVGTYQPPKAKREKREEAAPYTSTSEEQEIMH
- a CDS encoding YceI family protein; the encoded protein is MSTAASYQIDPTHSTAQFKVRHMMVSHVRGEFTALSGTIQFDKNAPEKIAIDATVDATTINTRDAKRDGHLKSADFFDVEKFPSLTFKSKSAKAAGPNKLEVLGDLTMHGVTKTVTLVVEGLENEVKDPWGGVRMGATGTTKVNRKDFGLNWNAALEAGGVMVGDDVTITIDVELVKQAESSAAK